In Bacillus sp. KH172YL63, one genomic interval encodes:
- a CDS encoding iron-containing alcohol dehydrogenase: MSELFLPARLKVGPGALGNLGEIVKDLHASHLFIVTGSLMTKEPFQTRLKFLINESALKSTFFTGIHGEPTTKHVTAALSKLKESGADCVVAIGGGSVIDLAKAISVLAVEDCMELTSIPEMTSLKRLPLVAIPTTAGTGSEATKVTVITDTAKNVKLNPGHTGLIPDAAILDPELSVSLPKALTAYTGLDALSHAMEAYVSVKATPMSDLFAIEAIRLIGEWLPKAYSDGGDMTARERMLLGSWHAGVAFSNSSTNLAHAMARPLGTLFHIPHGLSVALLMPFVVEYSMASARERYDDIAKALGCKGESKPGNNVTSRLVEFNDEFEIWRDGAAYFHDLKDFKTHMALLVRDALSGNGILTNRQIPDGQDIENIYQKLASHLHMFQQA; the protein is encoded by the coding sequence TTGAGTGAACTATTTTTGCCGGCCAGGTTGAAGGTTGGACCAGGTGCTTTAGGAAACCTTGGAGAGATTGTAAAAGACCTGCATGCCTCCCATTTATTTATCGTCACCGGATCCCTTATGACGAAAGAACCATTTCAAACCCGCTTAAAATTCCTTATAAATGAAAGCGCTTTAAAATCGACCTTTTTTACAGGAATACACGGAGAGCCTACGACTAAGCATGTCACAGCTGCACTTTCAAAATTGAAGGAGTCAGGAGCAGATTGTGTGGTGGCGATCGGCGGGGGAAGTGTCATCGATTTAGCGAAGGCAATCTCTGTTCTTGCTGTGGAAGACTGTATGGAATTGACTAGCATACCTGAAATGACCTCTCTTAAGAGACTTCCTCTTGTTGCCATTCCCACTACGGCCGGTACCGGTTCTGAAGCGACGAAGGTGACAGTCATTACAGACACGGCCAAGAATGTGAAGCTCAATCCCGGTCATACGGGGTTGATTCCAGACGCAGCGATACTTGATCCGGAATTATCGGTGAGTTTACCAAAAGCTTTGACCGCCTATACCGGGCTCGATGCACTCTCTCACGCAATGGAGGCCTATGTATCTGTCAAAGCGACACCTATGAGTGATCTCTTTGCAATAGAAGCGATCAGGTTGATCGGGGAGTGGCTTCCAAAGGCTTATAGTGATGGCGGAGATATGACAGCGAGAGAACGGATGCTTCTCGGAAGCTGGCATGCAGGTGTGGCCTTTTCCAATTCTTCTACGAATCTTGCACATGCGATGGCACGTCCGCTCGGGACTCTCTTTCATATTCCACACGGTCTGAGTGTTGCCCTTTTGATGCCTTTCGTTGTGGAATACAGTATGGCATCCGCCAGGGAACGTTATGATGATATAGCCAAGGCGCTAGGATGCAAAGGGGAATCCAAACCAGGAAACAATGTAACTTCCAGACTGGTGGAATTCAATGATGAGTTTGAGATTTGGAGAGACGGGGCAGCGTACTTTCACGATCTGAAAGATTTCAAGACTCACATGGCGCTTTTGGTGAGAGACGCCTTATCAGGAAATGGCATCCTCACAAATCGGCAAATTCCTGATGGACAGGATATCGAGAATATTTATCAGAAGCTTGCTTCACATCTTCATATGTTTCAACAGGCATAG
- a CDS encoding GntR family transcriptional regulator — protein MIDENNPVPYHLQIKSILRKEIVNGLYKERIPSERDLMDRFSVSRTTIREAVSHLVSDGVLEKIHGKGTFISRKAPVHEWLDSLSSLTDTIRKMGMVPGSKLLQYGMVTDTEGICSMLDTDDIFLIERLRTADTTPIAIERHFYHQEIGMKLTAFNLNDLSIYDLLEKDLGIEIEEAEQFISCKVVSEADAAELAISDGSSVLCVERVMTDAGGKKIEYYTSVFRPDMYVFRIKTKRRK, from the coding sequence TTGATTGATGAGAATAATCCTGTACCTTATCACCTCCAGATCAAAAGCATACTTCGTAAGGAAATTGTGAATGGACTGTATAAGGAAAGGATACCGAGTGAGAGGGACTTGATGGATCGATTTTCAGTCAGCCGCACCACGATTAGGGAAGCGGTCTCCCACCTGGTCAGTGATGGAGTCCTCGAAAAGATTCATGGCAAAGGAACCTTTATATCCCGCAAGGCACCGGTGCATGAATGGCTCGATTCGTTGAGCAGTTTGACCGATACGATCAGGAAGATGGGGATGGTGCCCGGCTCGAAGCTATTGCAGTATGGAATGGTGACTGACACAGAGGGAATATGCTCAATGCTTGATACAGACGACATCTTTTTGATTGAAAGGTTGCGGACGGCTGATACGACGCCGATTGCGATAGAAAGGCATTTTTATCATCAGGAGATCGGAATGAAGCTAACAGCATTCAATTTAAACGATCTCAGTATTTATGATCTTCTTGAAAAGGATTTAGGCATAGAGATCGAAGAGGCTGAACAGTTCATTTCGTGTAAAGTCGTGTCTGAAGCAGATGCGGCAGAGCTTGCCATCTCGGACGGTTCGAGTGTGCTGTGCGTGGAAAGGGTGATGACCGATGCCGGCGGTAAAAAGATTGAATACTATACCAGTGTCTTCAGGCCCGATATGTATGTTTTTCGAATCAAGACCAAACGAAGGAAATAA
- a CDS encoding cell wall hydrolase: protein MPRVKYTDADVALMARMMRAEAEGEGKQGMLYVGNVIVNRAKADCLDFKDVRTIRQVIFHVQGGNYSFEAVQKGNLFYNRARSVEKKLAKKNLDYWSQHPGKYALWYFNPYAPCPPTWYGQPFAGQYKNHCYYEPKAGTCASVYTGG, encoded by the coding sequence ATGCCCAGAGTGAAATATACAGACGCAGATGTTGCCTTGATGGCAAGGATGATGAGAGCGGAAGCAGAAGGTGAAGGGAAGCAGGGGATGCTCTATGTCGGAAATGTGATCGTGAACCGGGCCAAAGCCGACTGTCTGGACTTTAAAGACGTAAGGACCATCAGGCAGGTCATCTTTCATGTGCAGGGAGGGAATTATTCCTTTGAGGCGGTGCAAAAAGGCAATCTTTTCTACAACAGGGCGAGATCGGTGGAAAAGAAATTAGCGAAGAAAAATCTCGATTACTGGAGCCAGCATCCGGGTAAATATGCCCTTTGGTATTTCAATCCCTATGCCCCTTGCCCGCCCACCTGGTACGGCCAGCCGTTTGCCGGCCAATACAAAAATCACTGCTATTATGAACCGAAGGCGGGGACGTGCGCGAGCGTTTATACCGGAGGATGA
- a CDS encoding SdpI family protein encodes MENLGVSLISISLSLIMIGINIPLLIGKIKMNEHYGMRLGKAFESDENWYVINRYGAKRFIFWSALILISGISYLFLPPFSEVTETILLFAPCFLLLPPIFETYLFTRKL; translated from the coding sequence ATGGAAAATTTAGGGGTATCACTGATTTCCATTTCTTTAAGTTTGATCATGATTGGAATAAACATTCCACTCCTGATCGGTAAAATCAAGATGAATGAACATTATGGTATGCGCCTTGGCAAGGCGTTTGAGTCAGATGAGAACTGGTATGTCATCAACCGATATGGAGCAAAACGGTTCATTTTCTGGTCCGCTTTGATCTTGATTTCCGGCATCAGTTATTTGTTTTTGCCTCCATTCTCGGAAGTTACAGAAACCATCCTCTTATTTGCTCCATGTTTCCTCCTCTTGCCCCCCATATTCGAGACTTACCTGTTCACAAGGAAACTGTGA
- a CDS encoding YibE/F family protein, whose amino-acid sequence MVIGAIYFVNHNQGLYDRPIAEVTSVKQAESTEMEDMTGNKDRLYIQEIQAVLKNGTHKGKTISLSNKYSDSRANDQPYHPGNELFVTIHDGEDGLTGNIEDVKRDQSLMIITLAFILFLLIVGKKQGLFSLITLGVNAWILSYALDVYLNSENISLLIACSIGVIAFTLVSLLFVNGFNEKTYAAVVATLIGTFLTLAISYVAVSFTDGKGLRYEEMQFLTRPYQMVFMAGILVGCLGAVMDVAITLSSSIFGLYEKNPAISTKALTKSGFDIGKDIMGTMTNILFFVYISGGIPMLILYFKNASPLGFTLTMNLSLEMTRALSGGIGIVLAIPIGIFTAIYFVNRKRVQS is encoded by the coding sequence ATGGTGATCGGGGCGATCTATTTCGTCAACCATAATCAGGGCCTCTATGATCGGCCAATTGCGGAAGTGACCTCGGTAAAGCAGGCAGAATCCACTGAGATGGAAGATATGACAGGTAATAAAGACAGGCTATACATACAGGAAATTCAAGCTGTGCTGAAGAACGGTACCCATAAAGGTAAGACAATCTCTCTGTCGAACAAGTATTCAGATTCAAGGGCCAATGATCAGCCTTATCACCCCGGGAATGAATTGTTTGTCACCATTCATGACGGAGAAGATGGTTTAACCGGGAATATTGAAGATGTGAAGCGGGATCAATCACTGATGATCATCACCCTGGCTTTCATCCTATTCCTTTTAATTGTAGGAAAAAAGCAGGGGCTGTTCTCCTTGATCACCCTCGGGGTCAATGCGTGGATTCTTTCATACGCCCTGGATGTGTATCTCAACTCTGAAAATATCAGTCTGTTGATTGCGTGCAGTATCGGGGTCATCGCCTTTACGCTTGTATCGCTCCTTTTCGTGAACGGCTTTAACGAGAAAACCTATGCGGCAGTGGTGGCAACCCTGATTGGAACCTTCCTGACGCTTGCAATCAGCTATGTGGCTGTTTCGTTCACCGACGGAAAAGGCCTGCGATATGAGGAAATGCAGTTTCTGACCAGACCTTATCAGATGGTATTTATGGCCGGTATCCTCGTCGGCTGTTTAGGCGCGGTCATGGATGTAGCGATCACGCTTTCTTCCTCCATTTTCGGTTTATACGAAAAGAACCCTGCCATATCAACCAAAGCCCTTACCAAATCAGGGTTTGATATCGGGAAAGACATCATGGGGACGATGACCAATATCCTGTTCTTCGTCTATATCAGCGGCGGGATCCCGATGTTGATCCTGTATTTCAAAAACGCCTCTCCCCTCGGTTTCACCCTTACAATGAATCTTTCCCTCGAGATGACAAGGGCACTGAGCGGAGGCATCGGGATTGTGCTTGCAATCCCGATCGGCATCTTCACGGCGATCTATTTTGTAAATAGGAAGAGGGTGCAATCATGA
- a CDS encoding YibE/F family protein, with the protein MSVQYILGIILFILMVSIGGKKGARSFVALFLNTGVLLLAIIMMNDPAMNPIVLTLIACVLISCISLFYISEINIKTMTAFISTIITTGALIFFILALTDAAMIQGFSEEETEEIGAFSLYVGVDFVKIGASMIIMSTIGAIIDVSISISSPMREIAYHNPSISRKALFSSGMSIGRDILGTSANTLFFAFFGGYLGLLIWFKDLSYSIGEIVNSKVFTSEMIFIGSAGIGVALAIPVTSAITAYYLVKAGRKEQLENDTVHEE; encoded by the coding sequence ATGAGCGTACAATACATTCTCGGTATCATCCTTTTCATCCTGATGGTCAGTATCGGGGGCAAAAAAGGTGCACGATCGTTCGTTGCATTATTTTTGAACACAGGGGTACTGCTGCTTGCGATCATTATGATGAATGATCCTGCGATGAACCCGATCGTCCTGACGTTGATTGCATGTGTGTTGATCAGCTGCATTTCCCTTTTTTATATCAGCGAAATCAACATTAAAACAATGACAGCATTCATTTCGACCATCATTACGACAGGTGCTTTGATTTTCTTCATTCTTGCTCTGACAGACGCTGCGATGATCCAGGGCTTCAGTGAGGAAGAAACGGAAGAAATCGGGGCATTCTCCCTTTACGTCGGAGTCGATTTCGTCAAGATCGGTGCATCTATGATTATCATGAGTACGATCGGGGCAATCATTGATGTAAGCATATCAATCTCTTCCCCCATGCGGGAAATCGCTTATCACAACCCTTCGATATCAAGGAAGGCGCTCTTCTCTTCAGGAATGAGCATCGGCAGGGATATTCTAGGTACAAGTGCCAACACCCTCTTCTTTGCTTTCTTTGGAGGCTATCTTGGCCTTTTAATCTGGTTTAAGGATCTTTCCTATTCCATCGGGGAAATCGTGAATTCCAAAGTATTCACGTCAGAAATGATCTTCATCGGATCGGCAGGAATCGGCGTCGCCCTTGCCATCCCGGTCACCTCTGCCATCACCGCATACTATCTGGTGAAAGCGGGCAGGAAAGAACAACTGGAGAATGATACGGTGCATGAAGAATAG
- a CDS encoding IDEAL domain-containing protein — MKKHLLNSPQGEVRHLYSLFAEMVLEKSLMTFRKEQILEGIDDSLCNRNKEKFLRLTEELKYL, encoded by the coding sequence ATGAAAAAGCATTTACTTAATTCCCCACAGGGTGAGGTCAGGCATTTGTATTCATTGTTCGCAGAAATGGTTCTGGAGAAATCCCTGATGACATTTAGGAAAGAACAGATATTAGAGGGAATTGATGATTCATTGTGTAACCGGAATAAAGAGAAGTTTCTCCGATTGACAGAGGAATTGAAATACTTATAG
- a CDS encoding IDEAL domain-containing protein, whose translation MSNNQSILKTGDWIKGTSREGELFIGYIENFDLPGGTIKAKIVTSDNKTIEGKTIPMLSKQVTQIPDAPVKNKEQLQHLIDLALATGDKEWFMELTSKLESDSE comes from the coding sequence ATGTCTAACAACCAATCAATCTTAAAAACAGGCGACTGGATCAAAGGAACTTCTCGGGAAGGTGAATTATTCATCGGGTATATCGAGAACTTTGACCTCCCTGGCGGAACCATCAAAGCAAAGATCGTCACTAGCGATAACAAAACAATCGAGGGTAAAACCATCCCGATGCTGAGCAAACAGGTTACACAAATCCCTGATGCGCCAGTGAAAAATAAAGAACAACTCCAACACTTGATCGATCTCGCCCTGGCGACAGGGGATAAAGAATGGTTCATGGAATTGACTTCGAAGTTGGAAAGCGATAGCGAATAG
- a CDS encoding RrF2 family transcriptional regulator — MNSNFTLAIHSLTYLALQMDRMSTSDAIAESAGVHPVRIRKVLSLLKKQGFITSKEGTGGGFIFIRELSEINLWDIYRLTSEGALQPKCTESNEACVVGANMKSVLFHIFLGAEEKLGDYLKNYTIKDIVDLINREK, encoded by the coding sequence ATGAATAGTAATTTTACTCTGGCCATTCACAGTCTGACGTATCTTGCACTGCAGATGGACCGGATGTCTACAAGCGATGCGATTGCGGAAAGTGCCGGTGTCCATCCGGTCCGAATCCGTAAAGTGCTTAGTTTATTGAAAAAACAAGGATTCATCACCTCAAAAGAAGGTACAGGCGGAGGATTTATCTTCATCCGGGAATTAAGCGAAATCAATCTGTGGGACATCTACAGACTTACCTCGGAAGGCGCACTTCAACCGAAATGCACCGAATCGAACGAGGCTTGTGTCGTGGGGGCCAACATGAAAAGCGTCCTCTTTCACATCTTTCTCGGTGCTGAAGAGAAACTTGGCGATTACTTAAAGAATTATACAATCAAGGACATTGTCGATTTAATTAATAGAGAGAAATAA
- the spxA gene encoding transcriptional regulator SpxA, whose product MVNLYVTPSCTSCRKAKAWLEEHSIEYTERNIINEPLNVDEIKSILRLTENGTEEIISKKSKAYQELNVEIDSLPLKELYTIIQENPQMLRRPIILDEKRLQVGYNDEEIRSFLPRKVRAVSFQELQRLAN is encoded by the coding sequence ATGGTAAATTTATATGTGACGCCAAGCTGTACGTCGTGCCGGAAAGCAAAAGCGTGGCTTGAGGAGCATTCCATCGAATATACCGAAAGAAATATCATAAATGAACCGTTGAATGTGGATGAAATTAAATCAATCCTTCGTCTGACTGAAAATGGAACAGAAGAGATCATATCGAAGAAGTCAAAGGCGTATCAGGAGCTGAACGTAGAGATTGATTCGCTGCCGCTTAAGGAACTATATACAATCATTCAGGAGAATCCGCAAATGTTGCGCAGACCGATCATCTTAGATGAAAAACGGTTGCAGGTAGGATACAATGATGAAGAAATCCGCAGCTTCCTTCCAAGGAAAGTGCGTGCAGTCTCGTTTCAAGAGTTACAACGATTGGCTAATTAA